Proteins encoded within one genomic window of uncultured Desulfobacter sp.:
- a CDS encoding response regulator, giving the protein MRILENMTVRSRLVLSGVVIVIFFIIFGGVSIGQMQRLGELTAILYNHPLKVSNAALDARAGVINIHCDMKDIYDAKTTPAIALAIQKIQSEERRVYEALELINRRILGNEGKELVAETIDMFSNWKPIRVEVEEMVINKGMASADMIIREKAATYADRLEHKMSQLANYARNKADGFMADAERVKARIVNSVIFFVIGLIAIFLITGFMVSSNIMSSLEVLKQTLAGITKTGELAKASLSGKNEITEIAEHFNRVVDRMQNVFWVADGENMLNRELFQGLSTEAIMETGVTKTARYVDACAGAIYQYRQDEKKLELCASYALMERSHLGNSFSLGQGIVGQVAREKKAILLSHIKREEAQAQSGTVSEPPLVIFAVPLMFEQDLLYGVMEIASFKKLGEPEQDFIKSSADIVATLMHTSQQNQRIKGLLEEAEKSNKVLLDQADELTSMNEEASQQARELHEQNRALEIQRREIEEANRLKSEFLSNMSHELRTPLNSVNALSRVLIQQAQGRITHEEMNYLTIIERNGKHLLSLINNILDLSKIESGQVELDITRFSLAQLINNLVENLIPLSDEKGLSLTFETEQELPEMSSDKSRVFQILQNIVANAIKFTEKGSVRIRAGEERQMFVIRVTDTGVGIPVKDIETIFNEFRQADGASTRKFEGTGLGLSIAYKAAKILGGDIQVDSTEGQGSEFTVFLPKECPGDFQAAASPSQEALSHQPEPPKKPAEKPSTERKPVNQKNILIVDDDPKILAFMARTFQAEGYGTLVTTSGQEALELAAKYQPFAITLDVIMPGMDGWEVLTRLKKETITAHIPVIIVSVSQDRETGIALGAVGYISKPVDSGLLMTEMRRVLGELPLSVMVVDDNALDRDNVVRILRKEGIKAATAEDGEACLSRLKTTRPDLLVLDLVMPEMDGFELLEKIRSIPEHETLPVIVVTAKDLTREEKKQLEKLASSVLLKSPLTPDQLMEKIKKIFEEMPEPPPDDVSGPPADESGQLTDSVLLVEDNDAAIIQIQKILEELDITVSLAKDGNEALAYLETHRPQGIILDLMMPHVDGFQVLEALKQNPEIRHIPVLVLSAKELTAEEHNRLQSNNIHQFIQKGDVDKSELMVMVQQMLGIYQPVPVSQPSAAPPKDESRKKEASQKTPASRDMNPCLLVVEDNPDNLITVKAVLGKDYEIQSAADGETGLKKARQIIPALILLDMSLPKMDGMQVLEALKADPATEQIPVIALTAQAMKGDRERMIEAGCSDYISKPIEPDLVKKTIAKWYHQENR; this is encoded by the coding sequence ATGCGAATTCTTGAAAATATGACCGTTCGAAGCCGCCTGGTGCTGTCAGGCGTTGTGATCGTAATCTTTTTTATAATTTTCGGCGGGGTTTCCATCGGCCAGATGCAACGGCTGGGAGAATTGACCGCCATTTTGTACAACCATCCGCTCAAGGTGTCCAATGCAGCGTTGGATGCCCGGGCCGGTGTGATAAATATCCATTGCGATATGAAAGATATCTACGATGCGAAAACCACCCCTGCTATCGCCCTGGCCATCCAGAAAATTCAGTCAGAGGAACGCAGGGTTTATGAGGCATTGGAGCTGATCAACCGGCGTATCCTGGGCAACGAAGGCAAAGAACTGGTGGCCGAGACCATTGACATGTTCTCCAATTGGAAACCCATCCGCGTAGAAGTGGAAGAGATGGTCATCAATAAAGGGATGGCTTCTGCAGACATGATCATCCGGGAAAAAGCCGCCACTTACGCAGACCGGCTGGAGCATAAAATGTCGCAACTGGCCAACTACGCCCGGAACAAGGCTGACGGATTTATGGCCGATGCAGAGCGGGTAAAAGCTAGAATTGTCAACAGCGTCATTTTTTTTGTCATCGGCCTGATCGCCATCTTTCTGATCACAGGCTTCATGGTCTCCAGCAACATCATGTCAAGCCTTGAGGTGTTAAAACAGACACTGGCCGGGATAACCAAAACAGGGGAACTGGCCAAGGCGTCCCTTTCCGGCAAAAACGAAATCACGGAGATCGCCGAGCATTTCAACCGGGTGGTCGACCGCATGCAGAATGTTTTCTGGGTGGCCGACGGAGAGAACATGCTCAACCGGGAATTGTTTCAAGGCCTTTCCACAGAGGCGATTATGGAAACAGGGGTGACAAAAACGGCCCGGTATGTAGATGCCTGCGCCGGGGCCATTTACCAATACCGCCAGGATGAAAAGAAACTGGAATTATGCGCTTCCTACGCCCTGATGGAAAGATCCCACCTGGGCAACAGCTTTTCTCTGGGGCAGGGAATCGTGGGCCAGGTGGCCCGGGAAAAAAAGGCGATTTTACTCAGCCACATCAAGCGGGAAGAGGCCCAGGCCCAGTCCGGAACCGTCAGTGAACCCCCGCTGGTGATTTTCGCAGTTCCCCTGATGTTTGAACAGGATTTATTGTACGGCGTCATGGAGATCGCCTCCTTTAAAAAATTGGGGGAACCGGAACAGGATTTTATTAAATCTTCTGCAGATATTGTGGCGACCCTGATGCATACCTCCCAGCAGAACCAGCGTATCAAGGGACTGCTCGAAGAGGCGGAAAAGAGCAACAAGGTCCTTCTGGACCAGGCAGACGAGCTGACCTCCATGAATGAAGAAGCCAGCCAGCAGGCAAGGGAACTCCATGAGCAGAACCGGGCCCTGGAGATCCAGCGACGGGAGATCGAAGAGGCCAACCGCCTGAAAAGTGAATTCCTCTCTAACATGAGCCACGAATTGAGAACCCCTTTGAATTCAGTCAACGCCCTGAGCCGGGTCCTGATCCAACAGGCCCAGGGTCGGATTACCCATGAGGAGATGAATTACCTGACAATCATTGAACGCAACGGGAAACACTTGCTCTCACTGATCAACAACATCCTGGACCTGTCTAAAATAGAATCCGGCCAGGTTGAATTGGACATCACCCGTTTCTCTCTTGCACAGCTCATCAATAACCTTGTTGAAAACCTGATTCCCCTGTCCGATGAAAAAGGACTCTCTCTAACATTTGAGACGGAACAGGAACTGCCGGAGATGAGCAGCGACAAATCACGGGTTTTCCAGATTCTACAAAACATCGTGGCCAATGCCATAAAGTTCACCGAAAAGGGGTCAGTCCGGATCCGGGCGGGAGAGGAAAGGCAGATGTTTGTCATCCGGGTAACAGATACCGGTGTGGGCATTCCGGTAAAGGATATCGAAACGATTTTCAATGAATTCCGCCAGGCAGACGGGGCCTCCACACGAAAATTCGAGGGTACGGGGCTTGGATTGTCCATTGCCTATAAGGCGGCAAAAATTCTGGGCGGTGACATCCAGGTTGACAGCACAGAAGGCCAGGGCTCTGAATTTACCGTATTCCTGCCCAAAGAATGCCCAGGAGACTTCCAGGCGGCAGCAAGCCCCAGCCAGGAGGCGCTCTCCCACCAGCCTGAACCGCCGAAAAAACCGGCCGAAAAACCCTCAACGGAGCGGAAACCGGTAAACCAGAAAAACATCCTCATTGTCGATGACGATCCCAAAATCCTGGCGTTTATGGCCAGAACCTTCCAGGCAGAAGGATACGGCACACTGGTGACCACCTCGGGCCAGGAGGCCCTGGAGCTGGCGGCCAAGTATCAGCCCTTTGCCATAACTCTGGATGTGATCATGCCGGGCATGGACGGATGGGAAGTACTGACCCGGTTGAAAAAGGAGACGATCACGGCCCACATCCCGGTGATCATCGTCTCGGTTTCCCAGGACAGGGAGACCGGCATCGCCCTGGGCGCAGTGGGCTATATCAGCAAACCGGTTGATTCAGGCCTCTTGATGACGGAAATGAGGCGGGTCCTCGGTGAACTGCCCCTCTCGGTCATGGTGGTTGACGACAATGCCCTGGACCGGGACAATGTTGTACGGATTCTTAGAAAAGAGGGCATTAAAGCGGCAACTGCCGAAGATGGTGAGGCCTGCCTCTCCCGGTTAAAGACAACCAGGCCCGACCTTCTGGTTTTGGACCTGGTCATGCCGGAAATGGACGGATTCGAACTTCTGGAAAAGATCCGGTCCATCCCTGAACATGAAACCCTTCCCGTGATTGTGGTCACGGCCAAGGACCTGACCCGTGAAGAAAAAAAACAACTCGAAAAACTGGCCTCGTCTGTTCTTCTCAAAAGCCCCCTGACTCCGGACCAGCTGATGGAAAAAATCAAAAAAATCTTTGAAGAGATGCCGGAGCCTCCGCCCGATGACGTATCCGGCCCGCCCGCCGATGAATCAGGCCAACTCACTGATTCGGTTCTCCTGGTAGAAGACAATGATGCCGCCATCATACAGATTCAAAAAATCCTTGAGGAACTGGACATCACTGTATCCCTTGCAAAAGACGGAAACGAGGCCCTGGCCTATCTTGAAACACACCGCCCCCAGGGTATTATCCTGGATCTGATGATGCCTCACGTAGACGGTTTCCAGGTGCTTGAAGCCCTGAAACAGAATCCGGAGATCCGCCATATTCCGGTGCTGGTCCTCAGCGCCAAAGAACTCACGGCAGAAGAGCATAATCGCCTACAGTCCAACAATATCCACCAGTTCATCCAAAAGGGTGACGTGGACAAGTCCGAATTGATGGTCATGGTCCAACAGATGCTCGGCATCTACCAGCCGGTGCCTGTTTCACAGCCATCCGCGGCCCCCCCTAAAGATGAATCCCGGAAAAAAGAGGCGTCCCAAAAGACGCCTGCTTCCCGGGATATGAATCCATGCCTTCTGGTGGTCGAAGACAATCCGGACAATCTGATCACCGTCAAAGCCGTTCTGGGTAAAGACTATGAGATCCAGTCGGCAGCGGACGGCGAAACAGGACTTAAAAAGGCCCGGCAGATCATTCCCGCCTTGATTTTGCTCGACATGTCTCTTCCCAAGATGGATGGCATGCAGGTTTTGGAGGCCCTTAAAGCGGACCCCGCAACCGAACAGATCCCAGTTATCGCCTTGACGGCCCAGGCCATGAAAGGAGACAGGGAACGGATGATAGAGGCTGGGTGTAGCGACTATATTTCCAAACCCATTGAGCCGGATTTGGTCAAAAAGACCATCGCAAAATGGTACCATCAGGAGAACCGATGA
- a CDS encoding P-II family nitrogen regulator: MQQIVAVIKPFKLEEVKDALNKIGITGMTVTEVKGYGRQKGHKEIYRGSEYTTNFLPKIEVKVVVQAERADEVAKVIIDAAGTGKIGDGKIFCMPVEKVIRIRTGETGAQAL, encoded by the coding sequence ATGCAACAAATTGTAGCCGTTATCAAGCCGTTCAAGCTGGAGGAAGTTAAGGATGCTTTGAATAAAATAGGTATTACCGGGATGACCGTAACCGAGGTCAAAGGTTATGGCCGTCAAAAGGGGCATAAGGAAATCTATCGCGGGTCTGAATACACAACCAATTTTCTGCCTAAAATCGAAGTGAAAGTTGTCGTCCAGGCTGAAAGAGCCGATGAAGTAGCTAAGGTTATTATTGATGCCGCCGGCACAGGAAAGATCGGTGACGGCAAAATCTTTTGTATGCCTGTGGAAAAAGTAATCCGCATTAGAACTGGAGAAACAGGTGCTCAGGCATTGTAA
- the purU gene encoding formyltetrahydrofolate deformylase: MQYLQNKFKLNIVEKKKGGALYILCLNCDDRPGIVGAVATALCNSNCNIEESSQFDDPYSKQFFMRVRFSAVTEKAQEKFRTMFGAVAEKFGMNWSLREMNEMVKTLVLVSKDDHCLNDIIYRWRTKHLNIEIMGVVSNHTVNQALCEQFGLKFYHVPTLGVDKNEIDEQHSRIIAETGTELIVLARYMQILSENMCERYAGRVINIHHSFLPGFKGAKPYHQAYERGVKLIGATAHFVTKNLDEGPIIDQDVMRIDHRDCPKKLQIRGQDTEARVLARAIEMYAERRIFLHGSRTVIL, translated from the coding sequence TTGCAGTATTTACAAAATAAATTCAAATTAAACATTGTTGAGAAAAAAAAGGGGGGGGCCTTGTACATACTTTGCCTAAATTGTGATGATCGTCCTGGGATTGTTGGCGCGGTTGCTACCGCTCTGTGTAATTCAAACTGTAATATTGAGGAATCTTCACAGTTTGACGACCCATATTCAAAACAGTTTTTTATGCGCGTTAGATTTTCTGCCGTAACTGAAAAAGCGCAGGAAAAGTTTAGAACCATGTTTGGAGCTGTGGCTGAAAAATTCGGTATGAATTGGTCTTTAAGAGAAATGAATGAGATGGTCAAGACGCTTGTTCTGGTATCCAAAGATGATCATTGTCTGAACGATATAATCTATCGCTGGAGGACAAAGCACCTGAACATTGAAATCATGGGTGTAGTCTCAAATCATACGGTAAATCAGGCGCTTTGTGAACAATTCGGGCTTAAATTTTATCATGTGCCCACCCTGGGGGTTGATAAAAATGAGATTGATGAACAGCATTCCAGGATTATCGCGGAAACCGGAACGGAGCTTATTGTGCTTGCGCGTTACATGCAGATTCTTTCCGAAAATATGTGCGAGAGATATGCCGGGCGGGTGATTAATATTCATCATTCATTCCTGCCGGGTTTTAAAGGCGCAAAGCCATATCATCAGGCGTATGAGCGCGGTGTTAAGCTTATCGGCGCGACAGCTCATTTTGTTACCAAGAATCTTGATGAAGGGCCGATTATAGATCAAGACGTTATGCGTATAGATCATCGGGACTGTCCGAAAAAGTTACAAATTCGAGGGCAGGATACTGAAGCCAGAGTACTCGCCCGCGCGATCGAAATGTATGCCGAAAGACGGATATTCCTGCACGGGAGTAGAACGGTTATTTTATAA
- a CDS encoding Glu/Leu/Phe/Val dehydrogenase dimerization domain-containing protein, with product MSEQIIKINLDKYCLNSEAILVVDTVEKTAPAKGGIRIHPRVTEKEIALLAGEMTNKCILANLPFGGAKGGIRLDDLSQVDRAMYAFGRELSKLEFLPYKWCAAPDINTNSKAVDAFIAGCASVKGWRKSRLAATGKSSGIPHELGSTAYGVVLSLEKTIEKLGFDIPMDGAGVIVEGIGEVGGNAIRFLLKKGARILGVSDITGALYCKDGIDGKLLMHTIQSGGSVKQLSNLAGNTNFNKNNWALLEQEADVLILAGPGQSINEKISGNLKVKIIVEGANIAYTDVSHRETVHANGIISIPGIIANSGGVISSYEEWLLENQDLMTSSAQTQWERIKSSIYSRIDFNITKLVQKMKDDHMAHTPLYYAHEMALERKENQRKSNRILRNKTKEINIDLERKFAVFTK from the coding sequence ATGTCTGAGCAAATCATTAAAATTAATCTGGATAAGTACTGTTTGAATTCCGAGGCGATACTGGTTGTTGACACAGTGGAAAAAACGGCCCCGGCAAAAGGTGGTATCCGTATACATCCCCGAGTTACGGAAAAGGAAATTGCACTCCTCGCAGGTGAAATGACAAACAAGTGTATTCTGGCGAATCTTCCTTTTGGTGGGGCAAAAGGAGGAATCCGTTTAGATGATCTTAGTCAGGTTGACAGAGCAATGTACGCGTTCGGCCGGGAATTATCTAAACTTGAATTTCTGCCTTATAAATGGTGTGCCGCGCCGGATATAAATACAAACAGCAAAGCGGTAGACGCATTCATTGCCGGTTGCGCTTCTGTGAAGGGGTGGCGCAAATCAAGGCTTGCGGCCACAGGTAAATCGAGCGGAATACCCCATGAACTAGGTAGTACCGCCTACGGGGTCGTACTGAGCCTTGAAAAGACAATAGAAAAGCTCGGTTTCGATATCCCAATGGATGGGGCGGGGGTCATTGTTGAAGGGATTGGGGAAGTTGGCGGTAATGCAATACGTTTTTTGCTGAAAAAGGGCGCGCGCATTCTAGGGGTAAGCGATATAACCGGCGCCTTATATTGCAAAGACGGAATAGATGGAAAACTGCTGATGCACACGATTCAATCAGGCGGCAGCGTAAAGCAGCTTTCCAATCTTGCGGGTAATACGAATTTTAATAAAAACAACTGGGCATTGTTGGAGCAAGAAGCTGATGTGCTTATTTTAGCCGGCCCTGGCCAGAGTATAAATGAAAAAATTTCAGGCAATTTAAAAGTTAAAATCATCGTTGAAGGGGCAAACATCGCCTATACGGATGTATCCCATAGAGAAACTGTGCATGCCAACGGTATAATATCAATACCGGGCATCATCGCAAACTCCGGAGGGGTCATTTCAAGCTATGAGGAATGGCTCCTTGAGAATCAGGATTTGATGACATCTTCAGCTCAGACCCAGTGGGAGCGTATAAAATCTTCAATCTACAGTCGAATCGATTTTAATATTACCAAACTTGTTCAAAAAATGAAGGATGATCACATGGCGCATACACCACTTTATTATGCGCACGAGATGGCCCTTGAGCGAAAAGAAAACCAAAGAAAATCGAACAGAATACTGCGCAACAAGACCAAAGAAATAAATATCGATCTCGAACGCAAATTTGCAGTATTTACAAAATAA
- the folD gene encoding bifunctional methylenetetrahydrofolate dehydrogenase/methenyltetrahydrofolate cyclohydrolase FolD, translating to MTAEIISGTEIRKAILAEIKTDVEKMKAEYDKVPGLVTILVGKNPASVSYVTLKVKTALSLGFNEIQDDQPEDISQEDLLVLIDKYNTDPDIHGILVQLPLPKHIDEKKVINAINPDKDVDAFHPLNMGRLMIGGDDARFLPCTPAGIQEMIARSGTQTSGAEVVVVGRSNIVGKPIAMMLAQKGVCANATVTIVHTRTKDLAGHCKHADILVVAAGVPDLVKPEWIKPGATVIDVGVNRVGVNESTGRAILKGDVDFDAAKEIAGKITPVPGGVGPMTIAMLMKNTLRAAQYALKDF from the coding sequence ATGACCGCAGAAATCATTAGCGGAACCGAGATTAGAAAGGCGATTCTGGCAGAAATCAAAACCGACGTTGAAAAAATGAAAGCAGAATACGACAAAGTGCCAGGTCTGGTGACCATTCTTGTAGGCAAAAACCCGGCCTCTGTCAGTTATGTCACTTTGAAGGTAAAAACGGCTTTGTCCCTCGGGTTCAATGAAATTCAGGATGACCAGCCCGAAGATATCAGCCAAGAAGATTTATTGGTTTTAATCGATAAGTATAACACTGATCCCGACATTCACGGCATTCTGGTTCAGTTGCCACTGCCTAAGCATATTGACGAAAAAAAGGTTATTAACGCCATCAATCCGGACAAGGACGTGGATGCATTTCATCCCTTGAATATGGGTCGTCTGATGATCGGCGGGGATGATGCCAGGTTTTTACCCTGCACCCCGGCCGGTATCCAGGAGATGATTGCCCGCTCCGGCACGCAGACAAGCGGGGCAGAAGTGGTTGTGGTCGGCCGTTCCAACATCGTCGGTAAACCCATTGCCATGATGTTGGCACAAAAAGGTGTTTGTGCCAACGCCACCGTAACCATAGTTCATACAAGGACTAAAGATCTTGCGGGCCATTGTAAACATGCAGATATCCTCGTTGTTGCGGCCGGTGTTCCGGATCTTGTAAAACCCGAATGGATTAAGCCTGGGGCCACTGTTATTGACGTCGGTGTCAATCGTGTGGGTGTAAATGAATCCACAGGAAGAGCGATCCTTAAAGGCGATGTGGACTTTGATGCAGCCAAAGAAATTGCAGGAAAAATTACCCCTGTTCCTGGCGGCGTAGGGCCTATGACCATTGCTATGCTCATGAAAAATACCCTTAGAGCTGCCCAGTATGCCCTGAAAGATTTTTAA
- a CDS encoding ammonium transporter: MKKTTLFPKFNKYVYFVLVAAIFAIIGTQSPAHAEIDAAVNEALLTVDPSLLQGKTQDEIKSELPISGSYRDETSPISEDIEVNVGGQTVTATIYRYLSDIEILQYRGDVLWTCIAAFLVFLMQAGFAMLEAGFTRAKNAVNIMMKNIMDFCIGTMAFLFVGYHIMFAGPDESLFFLGQTAATQWGFAFWLFQCVFAATTATIVSGGVAERTKFTAYLAYSVVICAFIYPMFGGWAWGSLLDGSGWLESVLGVGFYDFAGSTVVHSIGGWIALAAAIVIRPRLGKFDANRNPRAIPGHNLPFAVIGGFLLWLGWFGFNPGSTTTFDGNLARIAVMTNIAGAAGGIAALFTVWGIFKKPDVGMTVNGFLAGMVAICTAVDCVSVFGALIIGGVAGALVVMSVLFFEKNLKVDDPVGCISVHGVCGAWGTLAYAFFGAETFSLKILAAQAIGVGAGFIWAFGTGFILFMAIKYTIGLRVTEEEEMAGLDISEHGNEAYTMADSMIY, from the coding sequence ATGAAAAAAACGACCCTATTTCCCAAATTTAATAAATACGTTTATTTTGTGCTGGTTGCAGCTATCTTTGCCATCATCGGCACACAATCACCTGCTCATGCCGAAATCGATGCCGCCGTCAATGAGGCTCTTTTAACCGTTGATCCGTCGCTTCTCCAGGGTAAAACCCAGGACGAGATCAAAAGCGAGTTACCCATTTCAGGTTCCTACAGAGATGAAACATCTCCCATCAGTGAAGATATCGAGGTTAACGTCGGCGGCCAAACCGTCACCGCAACGATTTACAGATATCTTTCCGATATTGAAATTCTTCAGTATCGTGGGGACGTGCTGTGGACCTGTATTGCCGCTTTCCTCGTATTTCTCATGCAGGCCGGTTTTGCCATGCTTGAAGCCGGTTTTACCCGCGCAAAAAATGCCGTCAACATTATGATGAAAAATATCATGGACTTTTGCATAGGCACCATGGCGTTTCTGTTTGTGGGGTACCATATTATGTTTGCAGGCCCGGATGAATCACTGTTCTTCCTCGGCCAGACCGCCGCAACCCAGTGGGGGTTTGCATTCTGGCTTTTCCAATGTGTGTTTGCCGCAACCACGGCGACCATTGTATCCGGTGGCGTAGCTGAGCGGACAAAATTCACGGCTTACCTGGCCTACAGTGTTGTTATTTGTGCGTTTATCTACCCCATGTTCGGTGGATGGGCGTGGGGCAGTCTGCTGGACGGAAGTGGATGGCTTGAAAGTGTGTTGGGTGTTGGTTTTTATGATTTTGCCGGTTCCACTGTCGTCCACTCCATTGGCGGTTGGATTGCTCTTGCAGCTGCCATCGTGATCAGACCTCGTCTGGGTAAATTTGATGCCAATAGAAATCCCCGGGCCATACCGGGCCATAACCTTCCCTTTGCCGTTATCGGTGGTTTTTTGCTTTGGCTCGGCTGGTTCGGTTTCAATCCGGGAAGTACCACAACATTTGACGGGAACCTGGCCCGTATCGCTGTCATGACCAACATTGCCGGGGCCGCCGGTGGTATTGCTGCCTTATTCACGGTCTGGGGAATTTTCAAAAAACCGGATGTGGGTATGACTGTCAACGGTTTTTTGGCAGGAATGGTTGCCATTTGTACAGCAGTTGATTGTGTTTCGGTTTTCGGTGCCCTTATTATCGGCGGCGTTGCCGGTGCTTTGGTCGTCATGAGCGTCCTGTTTTTTGAAAAAAATCTTAAGGTAGATGATCCGGTTGGCTGCATCAGTGTTCACGGTGTCTGCGGTGCCTGGGGCACCTTGGCCTACGCGTTTTTTGGCGCTGAAACATTCAGCTTGAAAATCCTTGCTGCCCAGGCCATCGGCGTGGGGGCGGGGTTTATATGGGCATTCGGGACGGGTTTCATTCTCTTTATGGCCATCAAATACACCATTGGACTACGTGTAACCGAAGAAGAGGAAATGGCCGGCCTGGATATCAGTGAACATGGAAACGAAGCCTATACCATGGCCGACAGCATGATTTATTGA
- a CDS encoding response regulator yields MNQILVIDDKPDNLVAINALLNLYISPCEVITAKSGREGLELAMARKPDTILLDIHMPEMDGFEVLTVLKNNPGTAHIPVVILTAMKTTSRHRVRALEQGAEAFLTKPINEAELAAQVKAMLRIKKAEDLMRQEKLMLRDELRDRVRDLEKLNALLVKEVEEHRQTEKNLMESEVRFQKVFNSQLEAIFIVDNKVPGRVIDCNSAACNTFGYEHGELAGEGLGNLFVGSIQHQAFMDMLEPALNENGFLKDVAFSMKRKDGTVFPSEITVFEMRNQQGEKGDRIVSVRDLTERKQLESILQQAQKMESIGTLAGGIAHDFNNILSPLIGFAELLEMDLPKEGPEQENLAEILKAAFRAKELVKQILTFSRQTDRELMQLKLQPILKEVTKLLKASIPKTILIETKIGKECGLVKADPTEIHQIVMNLATNAYHAMEENGGTLVISLEQTRIDGENPELPELPPGRYACLSIKDTGTGIDAAIMKRLFDPYFTTKETGKGTGLGLSVVQGIVQKSHGEIRIDSKVGEGTEVQVFLPVVTKSEDDNGVEKTGPLPCGTEHILFVDDEEAIVRFQTRVLERLGYTVTECTDSRNAFDLFKANPSLFDLLISDMTMPHMTGERLVKECLAVRPDLPVIICTGFSEQVSIQKMESIGIKGFLMKPVDRVEIAWTIRKCLDKNGLDPISPDPPRQE; encoded by the coding sequence ATGAACCAGATACTGGTCATAGACGACAAACCAGACAATCTTGTGGCGATCAACGCCCTGCTTAACCTCTATATTTCCCCCTGTGAAGTGATTACGGCCAAGTCGGGGCGGGAAGGACTGGAGTTGGCCATGGCCCGGAAGCCGGACACTATCCTGCTGGATATCCACATGCCGGAAATGGACGGTTTTGAGGTGTTGACGGTTTTGAAAAACAACCCCGGCACCGCTCATATCCCCGTGGTCATTCTCACGGCCATGAAGACCACCTCCCGCCACAGGGTCAGGGCTCTGGAGCAGGGAGCGGAGGCATTTTTAACAAAACCGATCAACGAAGCGGAACTGGCCGCCCAGGTCAAGGCCATGCTGCGCATCAAAAAAGCCGAGGATCTGATGCGCCAGGAAAAACTGATGCTCCGGGATGAGCTGCGGGACCGGGTCAGGGATCTGGAAAAGCTCAACGCCCTTCTGGTAAAGGAAGTTGAAGAGCACAGACAGACCGAAAAAAACCTCATGGAAAGCGAGGTGCGCTTCCAAAAGGTTTTCAACAGTCAGTTGGAAGCCATTTTCATCGTGGACAACAAAGTCCCAGGAAGGGTCATTGACTGCAATTCTGCGGCTTGCAACACTTTCGGATACGAACACGGAGAGCTGGCCGGTGAAGGTCTGGGCAATCTTTTTGTCGGCTCGATCCAGCACCAGGCCTTCATGGACATGCTTGAGCCGGCACTCAATGAAAATGGGTTCCTCAAGGATGTGGCCTTTTCCATGAAACGCAAAGACGGTACGGTATTCCCCTCTGAAATTACTGTATTTGAAATGCGCAATCAGCAGGGAGAAAAAGGAGATCGGATCGTCAGTGTCCGGGATCTGACGGAACGTAAGCAATTGGAATCCATTCTCCAGCAAGCCCAGAAGATGGAATCCATCGGAACACTTGCAGGGGGAATCGCCCACGATTTCAACAACATTCTCTCTCCGCTCATCGGATTTGCAGAACTCCTTGAGATGGACCTTCCCAAAGAGGGGCCGGAGCAGGAAAACCTTGCCGAAATCCTCAAGGCGGCCTTCAGGGCTAAAGAGCTGGTAAAGCAGATTCTGACCTTCAGCCGTCAGACCGACCGGGAACTGATGCAACTGAAATTACAGCCCATTTTAAAGGAAGTAACCAAGCTGCTCAAGGCCTCCATCCCCAAAACCATTCTCATAGAGACCAAAATCGGAAAAGAATGCGGACTTGTAAAGGCCGATCCCACTGAGATCCACCAGATCGTAATGAATCTAGCTACCAATGCCTACCACGCCATGGAAGAAAACGGGGGAACCCTGGTCATTTCCCTGGAACAGACCCGGATCGACGGGGAAAACCCAGAGCTGCCCGAGCTGCCCCCGGGACGCTATGCCTGCCTGAGCATCAAAGACACAGGCACCGGAATAGATGCGGCCATAATGAAACGGCTGTTCGATCCCTATTTTACCACCAAGGAAACCGGCAAGGGAACAGGCCTTGGACTTTCTGTGGTCCAGGGAATCGTCCAGAAAAGCCATGGGGAGATCCGGATTGACAGTAAAGTGGGCGAAGGAACCGAGGTCCAGGTCTTTTTACCTGTGGTCACCAAATCCGAAGACGATAACGGGGTTGAGAAAACAGGCCCCCTGCCCTGCGGAACCGAGCACATCCTTTTTGTGGATGATGAAGAAGCCATTGTCAGGTTCCAGACCCGGGTGCTGGAGCGGCTGGGATATACTGTCACGGAATGCACAGACAGCCGAAATGCATTTGATCTTTTCAAAGCAAATCCGTCGTTATTCGATCTGCTGATCTCCGATATGACCATGCCCCATATGACCGGAGAACGGCTGGTTAAAGAATGCCTGGCGGTTCGGCCTGATTTGCCGGTGATTATCTGCACCGGTTTCAGCGAACAGGTTTCTATTCAAAAAATGGAGTCCATCGGTATCAAAGGATTTTTGATGAAACCCGTAGACCGGGTCGAAATCGCCTGGACCATCCGGAAATGCCTGGATAAAAATGGCCTTGATCCGATCTCACCGGACCCGCCCCGGCAGGAATAA